Proteins from a genomic interval of Candidatus Edwardsbacteria bacterium RifOxyA12_full_54_48:
- a CDS encoding 2-oxoacid:ferredoxin oxidoreductase subunit beta yields the protein MHPSYEMLRPGKKFPHVWCPGCGHGIVQGAIIRAVQKLGWSRDEMVMVSGIGCSSRMPVYVDFNSLHTAHGRAIAFATGVKLHNPKLHVIVITGDGDALAIGGNHFIHACRRNADLTVILMNNNIYGMTGGQYSPTTPIGKRASTAPYGTAERDFDPCALAQAAGAAFTARGVAYNALELEKLIETALTKKGFSLVEAISPCPTLYGRLNKEGSAVKMLQWQKANTINIKAAEKLPMDQVSGKIVTGIFHDVETIPYTEIYDRIIRKAQGK from the coding sequence ATGCACCCATCCTATGAAATGCTTCGGCCCGGCAAGAAGTTTCCCCATGTCTGGTGCCCGGGCTGCGGCCATGGCATAGTCCAGGGGGCCATCATCCGGGCGGTCCAGAAACTGGGCTGGTCCCGGGACGAGATGGTGATGGTCTCCGGCATCGGCTGTTCCTCCCGAATGCCGGTGTATGTGGATTTCAACAGCCTGCACACCGCTCACGGCCGGGCCATCGCCTTTGCCACCGGGGTCAAGTTGCATAATCCCAAACTGCATGTGATCGTGATCACCGGGGACGGCGACGCTCTGGCCATCGGCGGCAACCATTTCATCCATGCCTGCCGCCGCAACGCCGACCTGACCGTGATCCTGATGAACAACAACATCTACGGGATGACCGGCGGGCAGTACTCGCCCACCACCCCCATCGGCAAGCGGGCCTCCACCGCGCCCTACGGCACGGCCGAGCGCGATTTCGATCCCTGCGCCCTGGCCCAGGCGGCCGGCGCGGCCTTCACCGCCCGGGGAGTGGCCTACAACGCCCTGGAGCTGGAAAAACTGATCGAGACCGCCCTGACCAAGAAGGGATTCTCCCTGGTGGAGGCCATCAGCCCCTGTCCCACCCTCTACGGCCGGCTGAACAAGGAGGGCAGTGCGGTCAAGATGCTGCAGTGGCAGAAGGCCAATACCATCAACATCAAGGCTGCTGAAAAACTACCCATGGATCAGGTAAGCGGAAAGATAGTGACCGGCATCTTCCACGACGTGGAGACCATACCCTATACCGAGATCTACGACCGGATCATCCGCAAGGCCCAGGGGAAATAA
- a CDS encoding 2-oxoglutarate ferredoxin oxidoreductase subunit gamma (catalyzes the ferredoxin-dependent oxidative decarboxylation 2-oxoglutarate forming succinyl-CoA) produces MKNRYEIRLSGSGGQGMITAGIVLAEAAGVYDGKNVVQSQSYGPEARGGASKAEVIISDKEIFYPKATAIDILLAMTQEAWEKYSSDLNPDAVAIVDSWYVKNVDKPGVISLPLSLKAREEVGLEIIANVIALAAIAQITGVVSREALEKSLLSRIPKGTEEKNKKALEIGFQLGKEAKK; encoded by the coding sequence ATGAAGAACAGATACGAGATACGTCTTTCCGGTTCCGGCGGCCAGGGGATGATCACCGCCGGGATCGTTCTGGCCGAGGCCGCCGGGGTATATGACGGCAAGAACGTGGTCCAATCCCAGAGCTACGGCCCGGAGGCCCGGGGCGGGGCCAGCAAGGCCGAGGTGATAATCTCCGACAAGGAGATCTTCTACCCCAAGGCCACCGCCATCGACATCCTGCTGGCCATGACCCAGGAGGCCTGGGAGAAATACAGCAGCGACCTCAACCCCGACGCCGTGGCCATCGTGGATTCCTGGTACGTCAAGAATGTCGACAAGCCCGGAGTGATCAGCCTGCCCCTGAGCCTGAAGGCCCGCGAGGAGGTGGGGCTGGAGATCATCGCCAACGTCATCGCCCTGGCGGCCATCGCCCAGATCACCGGGGTGGTCAGCCGGGAGGCCCTGGAAAAATCTTTGCTTTCCCGCATTCCCAAGGGAACCGAGGAAAAGAATAAGAAAGCTCTGGAGATAGGGTTCCAGCTGGGAAAGGAAGCCAAGAAATGA